In Mycobacterium stomatepiae, the following are encoded in one genomic region:
- a CDS encoding S1C family serine protease, with the protein MSKGHPRSVWPSWLVSVLAVVGLGLGLTTVPAAASPSTLATDRFGDAPMFPLDPAAIAAQVGPQVVNISTRYGYNNAIGAGTGIVIDPGGVVLTNNHVISAATDISAFDVGNGQTYAVDVIGYSRSADIAVLQLRGAGGLPAAAIGGGVAIGEPVTALGNTHGQGGAPSVVPGRVVALNQTVSATDTLTGANENLGGLIQADTAIKPGDSGGPLVNNAGQVVGVDTAATDSYKMSGGQGFAIPIGHAMGVANQIRSGAGSNTVHIGPTAFIGMGVAENGGNGARVQRLVDGGPAAGSGIAPGDVIVAVDNVPINGPTAMTDVLVPHHPGDVITLHWNSGGGPRSAPVTLGDGPPA; encoded by the coding sequence ATGAGCAAAGGGCACCCCCGCTCAGTCTGGCCGTCATGGCTGGTCAGTGTGCTGGCCGTGGTCGGACTGGGCTTGGGCCTGACCACGGTCCCGGCCGCTGCATCGCCGTCCACGCTGGCGACCGACCGGTTCGGCGATGCCCCGATGTTCCCGCTGGATCCCGCCGCGATCGCCGCCCAGGTCGGACCTCAGGTCGTCAACATCAGCACCCGGTACGGCTACAACAACGCGATCGGGGCGGGAACCGGCATCGTCATCGATCCCGGCGGGGTCGTGCTGACCAACAACCACGTGATCTCGGCCGCCACCGATATCAGCGCGTTCGACGTCGGCAATGGTCAGACGTACGCCGTCGACGTGATCGGCTACTCCCGCAGCGCGGACATCGCGGTGCTGCAGCTTCGCGGCGCGGGCGGACTTCCCGCCGCCGCCATCGGTGGCGGCGTCGCGATCGGCGAGCCGGTAACGGCGCTCGGCAACACCCACGGCCAGGGCGGCGCGCCCAGCGTGGTTCCCGGCAGAGTGGTCGCGCTCAACCAGACTGTCTCGGCCACCGACACCCTGACCGGAGCCAACGAGAACCTCGGCGGGCTGATCCAGGCCGACACGGCGATCAAGCCCGGCGACTCGGGTGGGCCCCTGGTCAACAATGCCGGACAGGTGGTGGGGGTCGACACCGCCGCCACTGACAGCTACAAGATGTCCGGCGGCCAGGGCTTCGCAATCCCGATCGGTCACGCGATGGGCGTCGCCAATCAGATCCGGTCCGGTGCCGGGTCCAACACCGTGCACATCGGGCCCACGGCCTTCATCGGCATGGGCGTTGCCGAAAACGGCGGCAACGGCGCCCGGGTCCAGCGCCTGGTCGACGGCGGCCCCGCCGCGGGAAGTGGAATCGCGCCCGGCGACGTGATCGTCGCGGTCGACAACGTGCCGATCAACGGTCCCACCGCGATGACGGACGTACTCGTCCCGCATCACCCCGGCGACGTGATCACGCTGCACTGGAATTCCGGAGGCGGGCCCCGCAGCGCGCCCGTGACACTGGGCGACGGGCCACCGGCCTGA
- a CDS encoding TIGR03668 family PPOX class F420-dependent oxidoreductase — MGEFDPKIRFARSPVARLATSSADGKPHLVPVVFAVCEAVTADAPDMVYTAIDAKPKSTQRLRRLTNIAGNARVSLLVDHYGDDWTQLWWVRVDGEASIHPDGDAMHTGYRLLRAKYPQYQSVSLNGPVITIAVNRWSSWHA; from the coding sequence GTGGGCGAATTCGACCCTAAAATCCGGTTCGCGCGGTCCCCGGTGGCACGGTTGGCGACCAGTTCGGCCGACGGAAAACCACATCTGGTGCCGGTGGTTTTCGCGGTCTGCGAAGCCGTTACAGCCGATGCCCCCGACATGGTCTACACCGCGATCGACGCGAAGCCGAAGAGCACGCAGCGGCTGCGCCGGCTGACCAACATCGCCGGCAACGCACGGGTCAGCCTGCTCGTCGACCACTACGGCGACGACTGGACGCAGCTGTGGTGGGTCAGAGTTGACGGCGAGGCGTCTATTCATCCCGACGGCGACGCGATGCATACCGGCTACCGGCTGTTACGCGCGAAATACCCTCAGTATCAATCAGTTTCACTGAACGGGCCGGTCATCACGATTGCCGTGAACCGCTGGTCGAGCTGGCACGCCTGA
- a CDS encoding elongation factor G-like protein EF-G2 produces MADKANAAAGTGAAPTANRPGDVRNIALVGASGGGKTTLVEALLVAGGVLTRAGSVTDGSTICDYDDAEIRQQRSVGVAVASLSHGGIKINLVDTPGYADFVGELRAGLRAADCALFVIAANEGCDGIDEPTKSLWAECRQVGMPRAVVITKLDHARANYMEALQAAQNAFGDKVLPLYLPTGSPSCEGLIGLLSQKRYQYSGGTRTIEPPDPADADRIEDARGMLIEGIIEESEDESLMDRYLDGEVIDEAVLIDDLERAVARGSFFPVIPVCSGTGVGTHELLEVATRGFPSPMEHRMPEVFTPHGAPHAELPCDAEAPLLAEVVKTTSDPYVGRVSLVRVFSGTIRPDTTVHVSGHFSSFFGESDGNSHTHPDHDEDERIGVLSFPLGKQQRPAPEVVAGDVCAIGKLSRAETGDTLSDKAEPLVLKPWAMPEPLLPIAIAAHAKTDEDKLSVGLSRLAAEDPTLRIEQNSETHQIVLWCMGEAHAGVVLEALANRYGVTVDMVELRVPLRETFGGKAKGHGRHVKQSGGHGQYAVCDIDVEPLPGGSGFEFVDKVVGGAVPRQFIPSVEKGIRAQMEKGVHAGYPVVDIRVTLLDGKAHSVDSSDFAFQMAGSLALREAAAATKVTLLEPIDEISVLVPDDFVGAVMGDLSGRHGRVLGTDTAGQDRTVVRAEVPQVELTRYAIDLRSLAHGAASFTRAFARYEPMPESAATRLAATV; encoded by the coding sequence ATGGCGGACAAGGCGAACGCTGCGGCGGGCACGGGGGCAGCTCCCACCGCGAACCGTCCTGGCGATGTGCGCAACATCGCCCTGGTGGGCGCCTCGGGCGGCGGCAAGACTACCCTGGTCGAGGCCCTGCTCGTCGCGGGCGGCGTGCTGACCAGGGCGGGATCGGTGACCGACGGCAGCACCATCTGCGACTACGACGACGCCGAGATTCGCCAACAGCGTTCGGTGGGGGTCGCGGTGGCGTCCCTGTCGCACGGCGGCATCAAGATCAACCTGGTCGATACGCCCGGATACGCCGACTTCGTCGGCGAGCTGCGCGCCGGACTGCGCGCGGCGGATTGCGCGCTGTTCGTGATCGCGGCCAACGAGGGCTGCGACGGTATTGACGAGCCGACCAAGTCGCTCTGGGCGGAATGCCGCCAGGTCGGCATGCCCCGCGCCGTGGTGATCACCAAGCTGGACCACGCCCGCGCGAACTATATGGAAGCGCTACAGGCGGCGCAAAACGCGTTCGGCGACAAGGTTTTACCGCTCTACTTGCCGACCGGCTCGCCATCCTGCGAAGGCCTGATCGGCTTGCTCTCGCAAAAGCGGTATCAGTATTCCGGTGGCACCCGCACGATCGAGCCGCCGGATCCCGCGGATGCCGACCGGATCGAGGACGCCCGCGGCATGCTGATCGAGGGAATCATCGAGGAATCCGAGGACGAGTCCCTGATGGACCGTTATCTCGACGGCGAGGTGATCGACGAGGCGGTGCTGATCGACGACCTGGAGCGCGCCGTCGCCCGCGGGTCATTCTTCCCGGTCATCCCGGTCTGCAGCGGCACCGGTGTCGGCACCCACGAGCTGCTCGAGGTCGCCACCCGCGGCTTCCCCTCCCCGATGGAACACCGGATGCCCGAAGTCTTTACGCCGCACGGCGCCCCGCACGCCGAGCTGCCCTGCGACGCCGAAGCACCGTTGCTGGCAGAGGTGGTGAAGACGACGTCAGACCCCTACGTCGGCAGGGTGAGCCTGGTCCGGGTGTTCTCCGGGACCATCAGGCCCGACACGACCGTGCATGTGTCGGGCCATTTTTCGTCTTTCTTCGGAGAATCCGATGGCAACAGCCACACTCACCCGGACCACGACGAGGACGAACGCATCGGGGTGTTGTCCTTTCCGCTGGGTAAGCAACAACGACCCGCCCCCGAGGTGGTGGCCGGCGACGTCTGCGCGATCGGCAAGCTCAGCCGTGCCGAAACCGGTGACACCCTGTCCGACAAGGCAGAGCCGCTGGTGCTGAAACCGTGGGCCATGCCGGAGCCGCTGCTGCCGATCGCCATTGCGGCGCATGCCAAGACCGACGAGGACAAGCTGTCGGTCGGGCTGAGCCGGCTGGCCGCCGAGGACCCGACGCTGCGGATCGAGCAGAACTCCGAAACGCACCAGATCGTGCTGTGGTGCATGGGTGAGGCCCACGCCGGCGTCGTCCTCGAGGCGCTGGCCAACCGATACGGCGTCACCGTCGACATGGTGGAACTGCGCGTCCCGCTGCGAGAAACCTTCGGCGGCAAGGCAAAAGGCCACGGCCGCCACGTCAAGCAATCAGGCGGTCACGGCCAGTACGCGGTATGCGACATCGACGTCGAGCCGTTGCCGGGGGGATCCGGATTCGAGTTCGTCGACAAGGTGGTCGGCGGGGCGGTGCCGCGGCAGTTCATCCCGAGCGTGGAGAAGGGCATCCGCGCGCAGATGGAAAAGGGTGTGCACGCCGGCTATCCGGTGGTCGACATCCGGGTCACCCTGCTCGACGGCAAAGCCCACAGCGTCGACTCGTCGGACTTCGCATTCCAGATGGCGGGTTCCCTGGCGCTGCGGGAGGCCGCCGCCGCGACGAAGGTGACGCTGCTCGAGCCGATCGACGAGATCTCGGTGCTGGTGCCCGACGATTTCGTGGGCGCGGTGATGGGCGACCTGTCGGGTCGGCACGGGCGCGTGCTGGGCACCGATACCGCGGGCCAGGACCGCACCGTGGTGCGGGCCGAGGTGCCTCAGGTCGAGCTGACCCGGTACGCGATCGATCTACGTTCGCTGGCGCACGGCGCCGCGTCGTTCACCCGAGCGTTCGCCCGTTACGAGCCGATGCCCGAGTCCGCCGCGACCCGGTTGGCGGCTACTGTGTGA
- a CDS encoding DUF2231 domain-containing protein, with translation MSTFNGLPAHILLNHFVVVLGPLTAVLAILCVVWPAARRRLIWLVLLLAVGTLVLTPLTTTSGVWLSARVGAPSPVLTNHEQLGSTLIYIVAALAATVTVLTVLHVREARGVDMKLTLHAVVGLLVVIAAVATLVQTYRVGDSGARAAWGNVTSGQ, from the coding sequence ATGTCGACGTTCAATGGACTGCCTGCCCATATCCTGCTCAATCATTTCGTCGTTGTCCTGGGTCCGCTGACAGCGGTGCTGGCGATCTTGTGTGTGGTGTGGCCCGCGGCGCGACGCCGGCTGATCTGGCTGGTGCTGCTCCTGGCGGTGGGCACCTTGGTCTTGACCCCGTTGACCACCACCTCGGGCGTCTGGTTGTCGGCCCGTGTCGGTGCGCCGTCGCCGGTGCTCACCAACCACGAGCAGCTCGGCTCCACCCTGATCTACATCGTGGCGGCGCTGGCGGCGACGGTCACGGTGCTGACCGTGCTGCACGTTCGGGAGGCGCGGGGTGTGGACATGAAGCTCACCCTGCACGCCGTGGTCGGGCTGCTGGTGGTCATCGCGGCCGTGGCCACCCTGGTGCAGACCTATCGGGTCGGCGATTCGGGCGCGCGGGCCGCGTGGGGAAACGTCACGTCGGGCCAGTAG
- a CDS encoding FadD7 family fatty acid--CoA ligase: MSELITPSSDLTGESPSIADLVAAAAIRQPEATALVATPERRPISYGELVRLADDLAKQLKEGGLRPGDRIALRSGSNAEFVVSLLAASRAGLIAVPLDPALPVADQHARSGVAGAGVVLADGGGPTASQEPGVVWWTIAVTVGRDGAPSSVDLDAPAAPNPDVTAPEGLQDDDAMIMFTGGTTGMPKMVPWTHTNIASSVRAIIAAYQLGPADATVAVMPFYHGHGLIAALLSTLASGGTVLLPARGKFSAHTFWDDINAVGATWYTAVPTIHQILLERAKTERPDDGRVALHFIRSCSAPLTTETAAALQDTFGAAAVCAFGMTEGTHQVATTDIEQSENPAETTGLVGRSTSPQIRIVGPDGQSLPVEEVGEVWLSGPTVVRGYLGDPAITAANFTDGWLRTGDLGSLSSAGDLRIRGRIKELINRGGEKISPERVEGVLAAHPDVLEAAVLGLPDKMYGETVAAVVVARGSTAPSAEELTEFCRGRLAPYEVPATFQQADSLPHTAKGSLDRRAVAQQFGGA; the protein is encoded by the coding sequence ATGTCTGAGTTGATCACCCCGTCGTCGGACTTGACCGGCGAATCCCCGAGCATCGCCGATTTGGTCGCGGCGGCGGCAATCCGTCAACCCGAGGCGACGGCGCTGGTCGCGACGCCCGAGCGCAGGCCCATCAGCTACGGCGAGCTGGTCCGGCTGGCCGATGACCTGGCCAAGCAGCTCAAGGAGGGCGGTCTGCGGCCGGGGGACCGGATCGCGCTGCGGTCCGGTAGCAATGCCGAGTTCGTCGTCAGCTTGTTAGCGGCGTCGCGCGCCGGCCTGATCGCGGTGCCGCTGGACCCTGCGTTGCCCGTCGCCGACCAGCACGCCCGCAGCGGGGTCGCGGGCGCGGGTGTGGTGCTCGCCGACGGCGGCGGTCCCACCGCCTCGCAGGAGCCGGGGGTGGTGTGGTGGACGATCGCGGTGACGGTCGGCCGTGACGGTGCCCCGTCGTCGGTTGACCTGGATGCACCGGCAGCGCCGAATCCCGACGTGACGGCGCCCGAAGGCCTGCAGGACGACGACGCGATGATCATGTTCACCGGCGGGACCACGGGCATGCCGAAGATGGTCCCGTGGACGCACACGAACATCGCCAGTTCGGTGCGGGCGATCATCGCCGCCTATCAACTGGGCCCGGCCGACGCGACGGTTGCGGTGATGCCGTTCTACCACGGCCACGGTCTGATCGCCGCGCTATTGTCGACGCTGGCATCCGGCGGGACGGTGCTGTTGCCCGCGCGAGGGAAGTTCTCGGCGCACACCTTCTGGGACGACATCAACGCCGTCGGGGCCACCTGGTACACCGCCGTTCCGACCATCCACCAGATCCTGTTGGAGCGCGCCAAGACCGAGCGCCCGGATGACGGACGGGTCGCACTGCACTTCATCCGCAGCTGCAGCGCTCCGCTTACCACGGAGACGGCCGCGGCCCTGCAAGACACCTTCGGCGCGGCCGCGGTGTGCGCGTTCGGGATGACCGAAGGCACGCATCAAGTCGCCACCACGGACATCGAGCAAAGCGAAAACCCAGCCGAGACAACGGGTCTGGTCGGCCGATCGACCAGTCCGCAGATCCGGATCGTCGGGCCCGACGGCCAATCCCTTCCCGTCGAAGAAGTCGGCGAGGTCTGGCTGAGCGGCCCGACCGTGGTGCGCGGCTACCTCGGCGACCCGGCGATCACCGCCGCCAACTTCACCGACGGCTGGCTGCGCACCGGCGACCTGGGGTCGCTGTCGAGCGCGGGTGATCTGCGCATCCGCGGGCGGATCAAGGAACTCATCAACCGCGGCGGCGAGAAGATTTCACCGGAACGCGTCGAGGGCGTGCTGGCCGCCCATCCCGACGTCCTGGAGGCGGCCGTGTTGGGGCTGCCGGACAAGATGTACGGCGAGACGGTGGCCGCGGTGGTCGTCGCGCGGGGATCGACCGCGCCGAGCGCCGAGGAACTCACCGAGTTCTGCCGGGGCCGGCTGGCGCCGTACGAGGTGCCCGCCACCTTCCAACAGGCCGACTCACTCCCGCACACCGCCAAGGGGTCACTGGACCGCCGCGCCGTGGCTCAGCAGTTCGGCGGGGCCTGA
- the oxc gene encoding oxalyl-CoA decarboxylase, producing the protein MTTLSTSSTGAPAGAEDTALTDGFHLVVDALAANDINTIYGIVGIPITDLARVAQARGMRYIGFRQEASAGNAAAAAGFLTRRPGVCLTTSGPGFLNGLPALANATTNCFPMIQISGSSNRALVDLQRGDYQDLDQLNAARPFVKAAYRVERVEDIGLAIARAIRAAVSGRPGGVYLDIPGAVLGQAMDAVEASQSVWRVIDPAPRQLPAPEAVDRALDVLARARRPLIVLGKGAAYAQADAVIRDFVESTGIPFLPMSMAKGLLPDSHRQSVAAARSAAIARADAVLLVGARLNWLLGHGESPQWAVDAKFVQVDIAASEFDSNQPIVAPLAGDIGSVMFALRDGLAARPFAVPTEWTDELAERRARNDAKMSERLAENPHPMRFYNALGAIRSVLQANPEVYVVNEGANALDLARNVIDMELPRHRLDTGTWGVMGIGMGYAIAAAVETGRPVVAIEGDSAFGFSGMEIETICRYRLPVTVVILNNGGVYRGDEAPTGDRPAPTVLNAGARHELLAEAFGGKGYHVTTPAELQSALTEALASNGPSLIDCELDPAAGVESGHLASLNPTSAVNRKPAVSAGG; encoded by the coding sequence ATGACCACACTTTCGACATCGTCCACCGGGGCACCGGCAGGGGCGGAGGACACCGCCCTGACCGACGGCTTTCATCTCGTCGTCGACGCGCTGGCGGCCAACGACATCAACACCATCTACGGGATCGTCGGCATCCCGATCACCGACCTCGCCCGTGTCGCGCAGGCCCGCGGGATGCGCTATATCGGTTTCCGGCAGGAGGCTTCCGCCGGCAACGCCGCCGCGGCCGCCGGGTTTCTCACCCGCCGTCCCGGGGTGTGCCTGACGACATCCGGGCCCGGGTTTCTCAACGGTCTGCCCGCACTGGCCAATGCCACCACGAACTGCTTCCCGATGATCCAGATCTCGGGTTCGAGCAATCGAGCGCTGGTCGACTTGCAACGCGGCGACTATCAGGACCTGGATCAGCTCAACGCCGCACGGCCTTTCGTGAAGGCGGCCTACCGGGTCGAGCGGGTCGAGGACATCGGCCTGGCCATCGCGCGCGCGATCCGCGCCGCCGTTTCCGGCCGGCCCGGCGGCGTCTACCTGGACATCCCCGGCGCGGTGCTGGGTCAGGCCATGGATGCCGTCGAGGCATCCCAAAGTGTTTGGCGGGTAATCGATCCCGCACCTCGCCAGCTGCCGGCGCCGGAGGCGGTCGATCGCGCGCTGGACGTGCTCGCGCGGGCGCGCCGGCCGCTGATCGTCCTCGGCAAGGGTGCCGCATACGCGCAAGCCGACGCCGTGATCCGGGATTTCGTCGAGTCCACCGGGATTCCGTTCCTGCCGATGTCGATGGCCAAGGGGCTGCTGCCGGATTCGCATCGCCAGTCAGTTGCGGCCGCCCGGTCGGCGGCCATCGCCCGCGCCGATGCGGTGTTGCTGGTCGGCGCCCGACTGAATTGGCTTCTGGGCCATGGTGAATCGCCGCAGTGGGCCGTCGACGCCAAGTTCGTGCAAGTCGACATCGCGGCGTCGGAGTTCGACAGCAACCAGCCGATCGTCGCGCCGCTGGCGGGCGACATCGGCTCGGTGATGTTTGCGTTGCGTGACGGCCTGGCCGCCCGCCCGTTCGCGGTACCGACGGAATGGACCGATGAGCTGGCCGAACGCCGAGCGCGTAACGACGCCAAGATGAGCGAACGTCTCGCCGAAAACCCGCACCCGATGCGGTTTTACAACGCCCTGGGCGCGATTCGTTCAGTGCTGCAGGCGAATCCGGAAGTCTACGTGGTCAACGAGGGGGCCAATGCGCTGGACCTGGCCCGCAACGTGATCGACATGGAGCTGCCGCGGCACCGCCTCGACACCGGGACCTGGGGGGTGATGGGCATCGGCATGGGCTACGCGATCGCCGCCGCGGTCGAGACGGGCCGGCCGGTCGTCGCGATCGAAGGGGACAGCGCATTCGGCTTCAGCGGCATGGAGATCGAGACCATCTGCCGCTACCGGTTACCGGTGACAGTCGTGATCCTCAACAACGGCGGCGTCTACCGGGGCGACGAAGCACCCACCGGGGACCGTCCCGCCCCCACCGTGCTCAATGCCGGTGCGCGGCACGAGCTGCTCGCAGAAGCATTCGGCGGCAAGGGATATCACGTCACCACCCCGGCAGAGTTGCAGTCGGCGTTGACCGAGGCGCTCGCGTCGAACGGCCCGTCGCTGATCGACTGCGAACTCGACCCGGCGGCCGGGGTGGAGAGCGGCCATCTGGCCAGTCTCAACCCGACCAGTGCCGTCAACCGCAAGCCGGCGGTCAGCGCCGGCGGGTAA